In the genome of Bacillota bacterium, one region contains:
- a CDS encoding vWA domain-containing protein — MVRLLGGRAQLHSIKRGCYLLALALFLAGALKPVLYRNARAIDYLVVFDVSLSMTTEDYVAGGAPKSRLEMAKEQFRRILPRLPPESRITLAGFVGARVQVFLWSRPVQDVHAIYTALNVIRWDNVWDAGSRVDLGVEDIARRAFGSSPPRPNLPAPLNVFFFTDGGSDSIGQRLALPGGDWLRENLRVTFVGVGRPRESPVPALTPGRARDCLRKATGECFTSSLNEETLRALAAMVGGRYEPLRDEDGGRLRRLFLENPLKGAEVRVPQDVGWLFGLASLAVFLLWIVL, encoded by the coding sequence GTGGTGCGTCTGCTGGGGGGGCGGGCTCAGCTTCACTCGATCAAGCGGGGGTGCTACCTGCTGGCCCTGGCTCTGTTCCTGGCCGGGGCGCTGAAGCCGGTTCTGTACCGGAACGCCAGGGCCATCGACTACCTCGTGGTCTTTGACGTAAGCCTGAGCATGACCACGGAGGATTATGTGGCTGGTGGCGCCCCGAAGAGCCGGCTTGAGATGGCCAAGGAGCAGTTCAGGCGAATCCTGCCCCGCCTCCCGCCGGAGTCCCGCATCACGCTTGCCGGTTTTGTTGGCGCCAGGGTGCAGGTTTTCCTCTGGTCGCGGCCGGTGCAGGATGTGCACGCCATTTACACGGCGCTGAACGTGATTCGCTGGGACAACGTATGGGACGCGGGCAGCCGGGTTGACCTGGGGGTGGAGGACATCGCGAGACGGGCGTTTGGCAGCAGCCCCCCTCGGCCCAACCTGCCGGCGCCCCTCAACGTTTTCTTCTTCACGGACGGAGGCAGCGACAGCATAGGCCAGCGCCTGGCATTGCCGGGCGGAGACTGGCTGCGGGAGAACCTGCGCGTGACCTTCGTCGGGGTCGGGCGGCCTCGGGAGTCACCGGTTCCCGCGTTGACGCCAGGCAGGGCAAGGGACTGCCTGCGCAAAGCGACGGGAGAGTGTTTCACTTCGAGCCTCAACGAGGAGACGCTGCGAGCGCTGGCGGCGATGGTCGGCGGGAGGTACGAGCCGCTGCGGGACGAAGATGGCGGGCGGTTGAGGCGGCTTTTCCTGGAGAACCCGCTGAAGGGCGCTGAGGTGCGGGTGCCGCAGGACGTTGGCTGGCTGTTCGGGCTCGCTTCCCTGGCTGTGTTTCTCCTGTGGATTGTACTTTAA
- a CDS encoding VWA domain-containing protein translates to MEFARPWFLVLVPLSLLPLLWRRRWTVRPFSSFLVLPRDRLSEFMARLERVLGALYVAAAVLSLAEPRSPPRTTMHWTRGARLAFVLDQSASMFAPWSGSKGAGSSNKVAIALEAIARFSERRPNDAVGLIGFGESSILYAYPTTDHSRLTEALELVQSDLGGTVIDSALLRALDVLKQEADGVGSQAVVLLSDGEGRVLQPEALARRFIDEDVDLYWLLIDGGAVPASGMRGLMGALGPRGRTFVVSEISGMQLALDAIGRLANHPIRVRRWSEGRAWAEPVRVAALACLLCLGVFALGGRAAPGRERPQRLG, encoded by the coding sequence ATGGAATTCGCCAGGCCGTGGTTCTTGGTGCTGGTGCCGCTCAGCCTGCTGCCGCTTTTGTGGCGCAGGCGGTGGACGGTTCGGCCGTTCTCAAGCTTCCTGGTGCTTCCGCGGGATCGCCTCTCAGAGTTCATGGCCCGGCTTGAACGGGTCCTGGGCGCGCTGTACGTGGCCGCCGCGGTTCTGAGCCTGGCGGAACCCCGGAGCCCGCCTCGTACCACCATGCATTGGACCCGGGGGGCGCGCCTGGCCTTCGTGCTCGACCAGAGCGCCAGCATGTTCGCGCCGTGGAGCGGAAGCAAGGGGGCGGGCAGCTCAAACAAGGTGGCGATCGCCCTGGAAGCCATCGCTCGGTTTTCGGAGCGACGCCCCAACGATGCGGTGGGCCTCATCGGGTTCGGCGAGTCGAGCATCCTGTATGCATATCCCACCACCGACCACAGCCGGCTTACGGAGGCCCTTGAGCTGGTTCAATCCGACCTGGGTGGTACCGTCATCGATTCCGCGCTGCTGCGAGCCCTCGACGTCCTGAAACAAGAAGCGGATGGCGTCGGGAGCCAGGCGGTGGTCCTGCTTTCCGACGGAGAGGGGCGGGTGCTGCAACCGGAGGCGCTTGCCAGGCGGTTCATCGACGAGGATGTTGACCTCTACTGGCTGTTGATTGATGGCGGGGCGGTGCCTGCGTCGGGCATGCGAGGCCTGATGGGGGCCCTGGGGCCGAGGGGGAGGACGTTCGTGGTGAGCGAGATTAGCGGGATGCAACTTGCGCTGGACGCCATTGGCAGGCTGGCGAACCACCCCATCCGGGTGCGGCGATGGAGCGAAGGCCGCGCCTGGGCGGAGCCGGTGAGGGTGGCCGCGCTGGCCTGCCTGCTCTGTCTGGGCGTGTTCGCGTTGGGTGGGCGAGCCGCGCCCGGAAGGGAGCGACCGCAACGTCTCGGGTGA
- a CDS encoding GGDEF domain-containing protein → MRTVGECMQTPVVTISPDRSVEDAARRMELAGLSCLPVVESGQLVGVLTVRGILACHPNRLVADAMSSPAITIDPNASVWEARRLFLRHLVEELVVVEGPTVLGTLSRFRVETEIARYIDPLTELPRPDLLKEQAKALLHAGHELAVIFLDLDSFGMVNKLYGHILGDAVIKQAAGLLRSATDPAWDVLGRYGGDEFVIVTRRSAREARALARHLVERLSSELKAGDSVVTVSAGVAGGRRHHARDGIAPGRTLDDLMNLASLRSTQAKKEGRPVVGETTVTQRSS, encoded by the coding sequence ATGCGAACCGTTGGCGAGTGCATGCAGACGCCCGTCGTGACCATCTCGCCCGACCGTTCCGTGGAGGATGCCGCCCGCCGCATGGAGCTAGCGGGTCTCTCCTGCCTGCCTGTCGTCGAAAGCGGCCAGCTCGTGGGCGTGCTGACCGTTCGGGGCATCCTGGCCTGCCACCCGAACCGGCTCGTGGCCGACGCCATGAGCAGCCCCGCCATCACCATCGACCCCAACGCCTCCGTGTGGGAGGCCCGCCGGCTTTTCCTGCGGCACCTGGTGGAGGAGCTGGTCGTAGTCGAGGGCCCAACGGTGCTGGGCACCCTGAGCCGCTTCCGGGTCGAGACGGAGATCGCGCGGTACATCGACCCCTTGACAGAACTTCCTCGCCCCGACCTGTTGAAAGAGCAGGCCAAAGCCCTTCTCCACGCCGGCCATGAGCTCGCCGTCATCTTTCTCGACCTGGACAGCTTCGGCATGGTCAACAAGCTCTACGGCCACATCCTGGGCGACGCGGTGATCAAGCAGGCCGCCGGGCTGCTCCGCAGCGCCACCGACCCGGCGTGGGACGTGCTGGGGCGCTACGGGGGCGATGAGTTCGTCATCGTCACCCGCCGCTCTGCCCGAGAAGCCCGAGCGCTGGCGCGTCATCTGGTGGAGCGGCTGTCGTCGGAACTGAAGGCCGGGGACTCGGTGGTGACCGTATCGGCAGGCGTGGCAGGAGGCCGGCGCCACCACGCCCGGGACGGGATCGCACCCGGACGCACCCTGGACGACCTGATGAACCTGGCCAGCCTGCGTTCGACGCAGGCGAAAAAAGAGGGCCGGCCGGTCGTGGGCGAGACCACCGTAACGCAGCGCTCCTCGTAA
- a CDS encoding VWA domain-containing protein yields MKYAELARSIQLVEYHLTSPAAGYLPGYHRGTFVGTGGQLVGFTTLLHRMDPKNIDMVATRRALSPVPLVRVYQVRVAITVAVLVDLSASMGFAGRRSKLAEAAKLAACLGYSACRLGDRFMLIGFAERVELHFPPRRSLDYPLEAAAAVWDCRPTRRNVAALLEACSLLPRQRCLVFVISDLHFDRPVLERALAYLRGHDTVLAVLWDTGEYEQPQAWGWTVLRDPESEEQRGLWVRPGLARSFQESFEARRLQLLSLCRSFGAGALFLWDGADPAEVVRFFVRRRG; encoded by the coding sequence ATGAAGTACGCCGAACTCGCCCGATCCATTCAACTGGTCGAATACCACCTGACGTCGCCGGCGGCGGGTTACCTGCCCGGCTACCACAGGGGCACCTTTGTGGGAACGGGGGGCCAGCTCGTCGGGTTCACGACGCTGCTCCACCGCATGGATCCGAAGAACATCGACATGGTAGCGACGCGCCGTGCCCTCTCGCCCGTGCCCCTCGTGCGGGTGTACCAGGTCCGGGTGGCGATCACCGTGGCCGTGCTGGTTGACCTGAGCGCCTCCATGGGGTTTGCCGGCCGCAGGAGCAAGCTCGCCGAAGCAGCAAAGCTCGCCGCCTGCCTGGGCTACTCGGCATGCCGATTGGGCGATCGCTTCATGCTCATCGGCTTTGCGGAACGGGTCGAACTGCACTTTCCGCCCAGGCGTTCCCTGGATTACCCGCTTGAGGCCGCCGCTGCCGTATGGGATTGCCGGCCCACCCGGCGGAACGTAGCGGCACTCCTTGAAGCCTGCTCGCTCCTGCCGCGCCAGCGCTGCCTTGTCTTCGTGATATCGGACTTGCACTTCGACAGGCCTGTGCTCGAACGCGCCCTTGCGTACCTTCGGGGCCATGACACGGTTCTCGCCGTCCTCTGGGATACGGGCGAGTACGAACAGCCCCAGGCGTGGGGCTGGACGGTGCTGCGCGACCCGGAAAGCGAGGAGCAGAGAGGCCTGTGGGTGCGCCCGGGGCTGGCCCGCTCCTTTCAGGAAAGCTTCGAGGCCCGCCGCCTTCAGCTTCTGTCGCTGTGCCGGTCGTTCGGGGCTGGGGCCCTCTTTCTATGGGATGGTGCCGACCCGGCCGAGGTGGTGCGGTTCTTTGTGCGCCGAAGGGGATAG